In the Candidatus Mycosynbacter amalyticus genome, one interval contains:
- a CDS encoding pilus assembly FimT family protein, whose translation MSHAHKTQRGFTLIELMLGIAFVGSLLVLIALIIIQIMGLYNKGLTLKEVNEVSRVVVRDMQQSISGADAFRLQYVKNNVPTYATTLQEAVNPGGNNSQVDYYSNDAGGRLCTGVYSYVWNTGGAIRAVRDAPYNFTSSVTTYHRPGNSSAPATGYPIQFVTRTSTDGSTKQVPVRFMKKRDAAKELCRLPAGDQLTTTTHDRALGDESEYSNVFGTGNNELVLYDFSIETPLKPTTEERTDDITAVSTFYYVKMTLGTQNGDENTQNGLIASNELCKPPVEATENEGEYCAVNKIDFVARTGRIGN comes from the coding sequence ATGTCCCACGCACATAAGACGCAACGTGGTTTTACTCTTATTGAGTTGATGCTGGGTATTGCATTTGTAGGTTCGCTGCTTGTGCTGATTGCCCTTATCATCATTCAGATCATGGGCCTCTATAACAAAGGCCTCACGCTTAAAGAGGTTAACGAGGTATCTCGCGTGGTTGTGCGCGATATGCAGCAGAGTATATCTGGTGCAGACGCGTTTCGTTTGCAGTACGTCAAAAACAACGTGCCGACCTATGCCACGACACTACAAGAAGCTGTCAATCCGGGGGGTAACAATAGCCAGGTGGATTATTATAGTAACGATGCCGGCGGTCGCCTCTGTACGGGCGTGTATTCGTATGTATGGAACACTGGTGGTGCTATTCGTGCAGTGCGGGATGCACCTTACAACTTCACAAGTTCGGTCACGACATATCACCGGCCAGGCAACAGTAGTGCACCGGCCACAGGCTATCCTATTCAGTTTGTTACACGCACCAGCACCGATGGCAGCACAAAGCAGGTGCCTGTTCGCTTCATGAAAAAACGAGATGCCGCCAAGGAGCTCTGCCGTTTGCCAGCAGGTGATCAATTAACTACCACAACTCACGATCGCGCCTTGGGCGATGAAAGTGAATATTCGAATGTATTTGGCACGGGAAATAACGAACTAGTATTGTACGATTTCTCAATTGAGACGCCTCTGAAGCCGACCACAGAAGAGCGAACTGATGATATTACTGCTGTGTCGACGTTCTATTACGTCAAAATGACACTTGGAACCCAAAACGGCGACGAAAATACTCAGAATGGCCTGATTGCGTCGAACGAGCTTTGTAAACCACCAGTAGAGGCTACCGAGAACGAGGGTGAATACTGTGCGGTCAACAAAATTGATTTTGTGGCACGAACAGGTAGAATTGGAAACTAA
- the xerA gene encoding site-specific tyrosine recombinase/integron integrase, with product MEAVDTYFSSLMYDFVESLEVEGGRSSKTAENYTHYLERFSEFADNPPVDTITSDMIRKYRLWLNRYKNDHEEALSLKTQSYHLIALRGFLQYLAKRDIESLSPNKIELPKTVRKQVTFLHFDEIERLRAQVDASDEAGLRDRAILELLFSSGLRVSELCNLNRDHINTTRREFMVRGKGQKDRPVFISNAAAEHVEQYLDARTDSLTPLFISYSRNAGAVDTSGDYRRLTPRSVQRMISQYARLAGITKHVSPHTMRHSFATDLLMNGADIRSVQTMLGHADISTTQVYTHVTDEHLREIHEKFHSD from the coding sequence ATGGAAGCGGTAGATACTTATTTCTCGTCACTCATGTACGATTTCGTCGAGTCGCTCGAAGTCGAGGGTGGCCGTAGTAGCAAAACCGCCGAAAACTATACGCACTACCTCGAGCGCTTCTCTGAGTTTGCCGATAATCCACCTGTGGACACAATAACATCCGACATGATTCGGAAATATCGCCTGTGGCTCAATCGCTATAAAAACGACCACGAAGAGGCGCTGTCACTCAAAACCCAGAGCTATCACTTGATTGCCCTGCGTGGCTTCTTACAGTACCTCGCCAAACGTGACATCGAGTCACTGTCACCCAACAAGATTGAATTACCCAAGACTGTACGCAAACAAGTTACTTTCCTACATTTCGACGAGATCGAACGACTGCGCGCTCAGGTCGACGCGAGTGATGAGGCGGGACTACGAGATCGCGCTATTTTAGAACTCCTCTTTTCGAGTGGACTGCGCGTATCTGAGCTCTGTAATCTCAATCGTGATCATATCAATACTACTCGGCGCGAATTCATGGTACGCGGCAAAGGACAAAAAGACCGTCCAGTATTTATCAGCAATGCAGCAGCCGAACACGTGGAGCAGTATCTTGATGCCCGCACCGACAGCCTGACCCCGCTCTTCATCAGCTATAGTCGTAACGCGGGCGCAGTCGATACTTCCGGGGACTATCGGCGACTAACACCTCGCAGTGTGCAGCGTATGATATCCCAATATGCCCGCCTAGCCGGTATTACCAAACATGTCAGCCCGCATACCATGCGTCATAGCTTTGCCACCGACCTGCTCATGAATGGCGCCGATATTCGCAGCGTCCAGACTATGCTAGGCCACGCAGATATCAGCACCACACAGGTATATACTCATGTCACCGACGAACATCTACGCGAAATACACGAGAAGTTTCATAGCGACTAA
- a CDS encoding type IV pilus modification PilV family protein has translation MLVRQRGDTLIEVLFAVSIFSAIVVGTIIIMNQGISSAQNALEINLVRNQIDTQAELLRHLNNAKLTSLGRNTTAESVEWDKAVANASAEAQPYSGDGGINSFDQCRPDNLPGNAFFLDPTTGRVQTRDRIADVSTFAQIQTGTSGGSALSNMLWVQPVSSRNDTSDAALTLTDYYDFHIRACWDSPGAGGGVMKLGTIVRLYVPRT, from the coding sequence ATGCTAGTCCGTCAGCGCGGTGATACGTTGATTGAGGTGTTGTTTGCGGTTTCGATTTTTAGCGCCATAGTCGTCGGTACAATCATAATTATGAATCAAGGTATATCATCGGCACAAAATGCTCTGGAGATCAACTTGGTACGTAACCAGATCGATACGCAGGCCGAGCTGCTACGACATCTCAATAACGCCAAGCTTACCTCACTAGGGCGCAATACGACGGCCGAGTCAGTAGAGTGGGATAAGGCAGTGGCAAATGCTTCGGCGGAAGCACAGCCATATTCGGGTGATGGCGGTATCAATTCTTTTGACCAGTGTCGTCCTGATAATTTGCCGGGCAATGCCTTCTTCCTTGATCCTACGACGGGTCGAGTACAGACGAGAGATCGTATCGCGGATGTTTCGACGTTTGCGCAAATCCAGACTGGTACTAGTGGTGGGTCGGCACTTTCAAATATGCTTTGGGTGCAGCCTGTTTCTTCTCGCAACGACACTAGCGATGCAGCGCTGACGTTGACTGATTATTATGATTTCCATATTCGCGCCTGCTGGGATTCTCCTGGTGCTGGTGGCGGAGTGATGAAACTAGGTACGATAGTGAGGTTGTATGTCCCACGCACATAA
- a CDS encoding type II secretion system protein, whose translation MGSKFSSGFTIIELMLFLAITGLLIAGILVNAANSLNDQHYRDGVEATRSIISAQYAKVYSLTNDSAVGDSANIDPCQVLEGNDSAVVRRGTSDCLYVGRLVQIIPGTNASTIRVSPVVAKPNAAYNPARVYDNQQSGAAAANTSSSTFAQRYQVARYDGNSDLVQNQEMEWGLAAVRPSSDNQVDMALLILRSPIDGTVQTYNVLATNPGAINYANLSDRLTSANLTDVKFCVADLSGALDPAQRMAVIIHKAATGPGDVETRLNNPANEGGGAAC comes from the coding sequence ATGGGCAGCAAATTTTCATCCGGCTTCACGATTATCGAGTTGATGCTTTTTCTGGCAATTACGGGACTATTGATCGCGGGCATTTTGGTGAATGCGGCCAACTCTCTCAATGACCAGCACTACAGAGATGGCGTTGAGGCGACAAGAAGTATTATCAGCGCGCAGTATGCCAAGGTGTACAGCCTGACAAACGACAGTGCGGTGGGGGATTCGGCAAATATTGACCCTTGCCAAGTACTTGAGGGTAATGATTCGGCTGTGGTACGCCGCGGCACTTCCGACTGTCTCTATGTAGGAAGACTGGTGCAGATTATCCCTGGAACTAATGCTTCAACTATTCGTGTCTCTCCTGTGGTTGCCAAGCCAAATGCTGCATACAATCCTGCGCGTGTGTATGATAATCAGCAGAGCGGTGCCGCAGCTGCCAATACGAGCTCTAGTACGTTTGCGCAGCGCTACCAAGTGGCACGTTACGATGGTAACAGTGACCTTGTACAAAATCAGGAGATGGAATGGGGTCTTGCTGCTGTGAGACCGAGTAGTGACAATCAGGTGGATATGGCGCTGCTTATTTTGCGCTCACCCATAGATGGTACTGTGCAGACATATAATGTACTCGCTACAAACCCTGGTGCGATCAACTACGCAAACCTCAGCGACAGACTTACAAGCGCCAACCTGACAGATGTGAAGTTCTGTGTGGCGGATCTTTCTGGTGCACTCGACCCCGCACAGCGTATGGCAGTGATTATCCATAAGGCAGCAACAGGGCCCGGTGATGTTGAGACGCGCCTCAATAACCCGGCAAACGAAGGCGGGGGCGCGGCATGCTAG
- a CDS encoding PH domain-containing protein — translation MPRKHKNDPTKAFPGQRDGEELILVFRRHMIAMRKGFYMLLIPLVITCIPPLIWQTQLELFLLPLGGFVLGLILFAYQYIMWYFTVFIVTDQRIRQVTQHGFFGSDVVELKLSKIHNISYNIPGMSGELFGFGTIVIQTYVGDLTIRNVEHPEKIYNLLQDAVEEAERGVNEETYVETEALKAEREAESDHQRNGR, via the coding sequence ATGCCTCGCAAACACAAAAATGATCCCACCAAGGCTTTTCCTGGCCAACGCGACGGCGAAGAGCTGATTCTCGTGTTTCGTCGTCATATGATTGCCATGCGCAAAGGCTTCTATATGCTGCTGATACCGCTAGTGATCACGTGTATTCCACCGCTGATCTGGCAGACGCAGCTTGAGTTATTCCTGTTGCCACTGGGTGGGTTTGTGCTCGGGCTTATCCTTTTCGCGTACCAGTACATCATGTGGTATTTCACGGTGTTTATAGTGACGGATCAGCGTATTCGCCAAGTAACGCAACACGGCTTCTTCGGTAGTGATGTCGTAGAGCTCAAACTGTCCAAAATCCACAACATAAGCTATAATATACCAGGAATGAGCGGGGAGCTTTTCGGCTTCGGTACAATCGTCATCCAGACCTATGTGGGGGATTTGACGATACGAAACGTGGAGCACCCGGAGAAGATATACAACCTCCTTCAAGACGCAGTCGAGGAGGCAGAACGAGGAGTAAATGAAGAAACTTACGTCGAAACTGAAGCGCTCAAAGCAGAGCGAGAAGCCGAGTCGGATCACCAACGAAACGGTCGCTGA
- a CDS encoding nucleoside-diphosphate kinase produces MAKTELEQTLIVFKPDALQRGLIGEILTRFERVGLRIVGTKMLAPGSDHYFTHYEEIGKLKTRAGDHIFDITLQMMGEGPVIAMVLEGVEAVALVRKMVGGTEPKSSAPGTIRGDFSHMSYAYADNKKKGIPNLIHASGDPAEAEQEINHWFADSELYDYEALHEKFTR; encoded by the coding sequence ATGGCCAAGACCGAACTCGAACAAACTCTGATTGTATTTAAGCCCGATGCCCTACAGCGCGGCCTCATAGGCGAAATTCTCACGCGCTTCGAACGTGTAGGGCTGCGTATTGTTGGCACCAAAATGCTGGCGCCAGGTAGTGATCATTACTTCACTCACTACGAAGAGATTGGCAAGCTCAAAACGCGTGCAGGCGACCATATCTTCGATATCACGCTCCAGATGATGGGAGAGGGCCCGGTGATTGCCATGGTGCTCGAAGGTGTTGAAGCTGTTGCTCTTGTCCGCAAAATGGTTGGTGGTACTGAGCCGAAATCATCTGCACCTGGTACAATCCGTGGTGACTTCAGCCATATGAGCTATGCCTATGCCGACAACAAGAAGAAGGGTATTCCAAACCTCATCCATGCCTCCGGTGATCCTGCCGAGGCCGAGCAAGAAATCAATCACTGGTTTGCCGATTCTGAACTGTACGACTACGAAGCGCTGCACGAGAAGTTCACACGCTAG